In Dermacentor variabilis isolate Ectoservices chromosome 10, ASM5094787v1, whole genome shotgun sequence, the genomic window CTACAAATTTATTCGATAAACTTATTGACAATTTTATGTATAAACCATAAATTACCCAAAAGTTCTTTTGCAATCCATATTGCAAGCTAGCGAGTAAAAATGCAGTGCTGCTGTCACTGAATACTTCTCTTCAACAACGCAATAGGTTTACATTTTACTCGCCGCAGTAACGAGCTATTTCATAATTTCTTTCAGATAGAAATAACGTGGTGCCATGCTAGCAGGTGGAACGCTCATCATCGTGCTTTTCTTGCTGTCCTCGAGTGAAGCCTTCACGTTCTCAAACGTGAAAATTGTCCCTGTTGATGGCGTCCCCTCGTTGGGAGGTAAGCGCTATTGCCTGGAAAGCTGCGTTCCTTTGCGAAGATGCAAGTCGTAGACGATTCTAGCAGAAGACTATATTCAGTGGCACCTGGCGGATATCAGTATTGACTTATAAGGGAACAGATTGAATTGAAACCTGCTGTTCTGCGAGAGTGCATGGCATAATCGCAAGCATAAACCTTCCTCGCTTTTTAGGCCATGTTTAACCTTCACGTTAGTTTGCAAGGTAGTATAGGTAAATAATTGTTGTCAGCAATTACAGCGAATTTGGTTATTTCGCTGACCGAACTAAGGAAGTATGACTCAATATTTTACATACTAGTTCTCATTACAATGTATTTAGTGCGATAAAACTAGTTGGATAATACGGACACTGTCGTAAAGTTTTGCCGAACTTGCCTAGTATGGTGCCTACTACTCCGTGGTATATTAAAAAGTTGTAATATACATTATCCTTGTTTTCTGACGTCTGGGCTTAAATCAAATGAAATACGTAAAGCTCATATGACACAGTCATGATAACCAGCCTATTTTTAGTCAAAtagctgcaggacgaaggcctctctttCCCTGCGACCTTCAATTACCCCGGTCCTGCGCCAAACAATTTCAACATGATCATTTAAGAAAGCTTTATTCCGTATAATACCGCCAGAATTTTATGTCGATTATATTCCACGTTATTAAAGAGCGAGCGTAACCAGCATAACCAGTGCCCTGCTCAGGAGTGAATATGTTGCTTTCGAGCATCTACTTCACGTGAGCTATATAACAGGATATAGGCGAAAATTAATAATTGGCAGCGTTTTATTTGTGTCATATACGTATGTACACActctaaataattttttttgcaggGAAGTGCACATACAAGGGACAAACGTTTCGTTTGAGCTTGGACGTAGCCGATAGATGTGAACGATGGACTTGTTATGCTGACACCAACGTTGTGGTGGTAACGAAGTACGTTAACGCTTAAAGCGGTGCCATTGTAACTAGTGGGTAGACCGGAAAAGATTACGTCTATACGCGTGCTTTCAATGAGCTTCTTTAGCATCTTTTTGATCTTTCAACCATATCCAACATTTCGTACGAAAATTGGGAAGAAGGGACCCGGATAGAAGGCGATACATCAgcataaacatttttatttgtcGAATGAACGTTTCATTTTagttttgtattttctttagGGACACATGCtcttcaaaagaaaattctacTGCAATGAAGTTGTAATATTACCAAAAGTTATGCCCTTGAGCTCCAGTATCTTGCCTACCCGAGTTCAAGAGAAACCCAGAAGCCTTCCTAAAGCATAGACATGTTGATAGCGTCTGCCACATCTCAGTGTAATAATATTTCACATTCGTTATTTAATACAGAAGATCGACAATCATATCAGTGTAGTATAATGAAACTTCTGAAAGGCAGAAATTATGCCTggaaaagcacaagatatggcaGCTAACTTGACTAAGACgatttcttcttttagttgtgaGCATTGTAAGCGGAAAATCACCGTATTCCCTATTTCAAATTAATACGAAGAGCAAGCACCTTAAAGCGCTCAGCAATAAAAACGTCTTCCAGAATCGCGTCAGCACCCAGGTTCTGTGTCAGGATCCTACTTCGACGAAAGTTAGGACCCAGTAGCGCTTCTAGAGTCCATACCACGGCGTGGTTATCAATAACTCAAATACTGCGTTCGTAAATATACCAGAAACGTATCTTAGCAGAGATACTCACAATCACGAATGGAACATCTTCAATTGATGTGCACATCTATCATTTAGCTGTTTATTCCAAATTAACCTGCCATATCCAGGTTTTTCTTCCTAGCATTTAGTTAGGGGAGAGAAAGATAGATAGCGAGAACTCATGGATCCTGCAGCTGTTTCCCTGGCAGCATACATGGCATGCTTCTCGATATGAATaggatgaaaaatgaaatgatgtGCGCAGTTTACAACAAAGATGCATCCCATAcgcaaaacacaacacatcatacTAAACTAAGGTGTCTCATTCTCTAGAAAACAGAAAAGTGCATTCGTTGCGCAAGATGCAAAGGCAGAGATAGTCCATGGGCCAAGGAAGTGTCTTGGTTCATGGGATGACAGTTAGTGAATTTCGAGTGCGGAGATTAAGGTTGTGCTTTGTAGTGTATACAGCCTGCAGCCGCAGATTAGGTTGGTTATATCTTCCAGTACTTTGCACGCAAGGCATATGTGGTGATGTTATCAGTTTGGTTTTAACTGAGAAATATTTTTTTGCCACGTTTAAAGGAATATGGCGTAGACATGCCCTGTCGTgcttgttaagaggaagctttagctctggggcttctatctaaatacatgggaaaggagacctttttttttatcagaaactgcaccaaatttgaccaggttcgttacatttaaaagaaaaggttaaAATATAGTTACTTTTGGAGACGTAAGTTTTGTTTAACCTGTTAAAATTTTAatcaaaattgtcaaaaatcacaaatttcaaGAACAAGAAACTGTGAACTTCAGAACAccttaaaaaagtttacaccctttggggcttattttgtcccgaaacgataatcgccatccgccttgcttgcgtttcctatcTTGAAAACGTGGTGCTCGCTACTTTCGGGTCGAGAATGACGTGTcaggctgataacgcgcaagccgttggcgacttggaagtaccgggctcgcagtgttaaagaaatgcgggcaagacagatgacgattattgtttggggacaaaatacaacctaAGGGTGTAAGCTTTTTTTAGAGGAAAGtgcaactcagcaatgaaaacagataccgcagttctgtaaattgcatctaatagcacagcTAAAATGGACAAATTTGGTGTATTATACATAGTTGTCAAATACAATACTAATGTGCGAGCAGTACATTCGCGATattttgtaaacattgtaacgGATTCACGTAAGAGATAATAtgtcaaatttgtctgctttgtaTTTTCTGATGGGTGCAATTGACAGTACGGGGATATGTTTTTTGATGCAGATGGAAAAATTTGTAATGTTTGGGATTCCATTTTTTTGAAACGCACAAATATATGAAAGTTCTTCTTAAAGAATGAAGCCGTAAATcagaattccgcttccaacagtcgctagaatatAAAATTTTCTCTCAAATGCCAGAAATTCCATTAAAATCGGCCCGGGGGTTGTCTCAgagaaaagcgtttctgtgttttacatgtatttgaataggcggcgtccAAGTTGGGGGCGAGCCAAAGCTTTCTCCTAAGGCCACATGACATGCGACACTCGCACACATAATCGTGTGTGAGGGGATTTCCGTACTGCGTTTCCGAATCAGTCCTGACCTCACGCTGCGTGCACCATGCAAGACACGGCACCAGAGCTTGTCCATGATTCGTAGAGAGAAGCATCAAAAATGTATCTGTAGTGTTGTGTGCTGAACAAGCAGAGCAGTCAGCGAGTACATTACCCGCTACAGCGTAATCAGAAGGCTTCCACTGTAGAGGAACGCTCTTATGAATACCACACGCTTCGATGTGTGAGCAGTTGTTGTAGGTCGTTGGCACGTGGGAGTTTCAGAGATAACGGGGCAGCACGTGAGTCTGTAAAGATGGTCCAGGAGCTCAGTGGCTGCTTCAATATGTAAGTGAAAGCTACTATCAGCGCTGGCAGTTCGGTGACAACGGAAGGCGCTTGGCGGTGTTTTGGCCATTAAGGTTTATGCATGGTGTATAGACACTTTCGAATGAAGAGCACTTTCCCTTGATATCGAAAAGGACTGCACTCTGGAATATTTGACCTGAAGAAATGAAACGATTAAAACATCCTGGCTCGTTTTAGGTGTGGAGAAACTCCGCAAGGCTGCTCTCTAAGCTCGAAAGGGACGAAAAGTTTGCCATTTTGCTGCAATACGACTTGCAACATGAAAACATGTGAGTCCTCGCAATAATACAATAGTTTTCAGAGATAACAGTTGTGGAAAGCTTAATGTTGTGACACTAATATCATATCCTGTCACGTTCACTTTTAAAATGTAAGCATGAAGTGTAAACTACGTTAAAATAGACACATGAAGATTTCATAGCATCCTCAGGTTGTTTGATAAACAGTTAGCTTTGTCGGGAATTGTGTGGCAAGCTTTTGATGATTTATCAAAGGAAACACCGGTGTAGTTCATGAGACCACAGTCCGAGGATAAAATACTCAAAACTGGTACTGGCATGACTATTTCCTCTAAAAGAACATGACTTCAGAATTTGTACTCTTTGATTTTGTAACTGCAATTCGTTATGACAGAATAAAACAAAGTAGGAGAAGCTTCTCAATATTTTACGGAACATTGTATTTTCTCGCTTCAAGTCACTTACCCGAGGCGAAATTGCGGCCCCTCTCAGAGGCgacttctagaaaaaaaaatatttttacgtGAAAAAATACTGACACAACTACAAGTGAAAAAAATCCACTCCTTCCCGTGAAAATATTGTACATGAAAATTTTTGAAGTTAAAAATATTGTGTTGAAATTTCATTTAACCAAAATTTGAAAAGTGCACTCTTGTGAAATATTGCTTTCAAAAACGTTTGCCAAGAGATAAATGCCGGGCGTCATAAAGAGACACCAAGATGCTTAGGCACTTTTTCTTCGCTCTTTTGTAAATCACTGGTTGATAGAAAGCACAAGCTGAAAATAACCCAAAGTTCAATATGCAGACATGTGTCTCACCAGCGATGGCAGGCTGTTGAAGGATGGAGACGATATGAAGTTGAGTGAGCCATGCGTGAGGTACATTTGCAAGAAGGGAATACTTGTTACACAAACGTAAGTAACTCGCTTTTATCGGAAAGTCTGGAATTAGAAATTTGCCTTGGATATTTTGGTGCTATTAGTAAAAATGTACATGAGGGATGTTTAGCCGGTGGCGCAAAATCGCTCAATAATGAAACACTAAAGCGAATGTTTTTCAGTCCTCTTAAAAGCTTCAacgacttgaaaaaaaaaggtttagcGCGGGTAGCGAACGTTTCAAATATATCAACAGGTGATAGCTCTCCTTTCTGTACATTACTGGACAAGTAATTACTGAAGAAACATTACAAAGCCAGGCAATGAAATCCCTAATAAACAACGAGTTGGATAAAACTCCAATGTTAGTAAAGTAACTGTAAATACATTGAGTACTGAAATAACCACCGCTTGGGTGTGGTTAGGCCATTATGATTGCTTTGTTTAAGTTAAGACAAAATGAAGTGCGGCGTACTCTACGAATATACTTACCATAGTAATCCATTGTTGGCATGCGAATAGTCTGAAAGAACGGCGTTCTAAGGACTTCTAGAATAATCGCGCAAATTTTTCATTTTGTGCAACACCTACACTCCAAGAAAAGTTTACACTCTTTGAGCCGTATGTTTCCACGGAACAATAAACTCGATgtctcttgtccgcatttcctttctttaactctgcgagtccggtacttcccagtaacgaacggcatgcgcgttatcagcatgacatagcattgccgacaggaacgAAAGTAGCAGTAGAccgcaaagggtgtaaacttttttagtgTGTATTCTGAGTTTGTACTGATTGAGAATAAAAAGAAGTAAGCAGTTTCGTGCGAAGGGAGAAGCATTGAACGCTACAGTCAAGTTTGGCATTGCACTGAAGCTCACGAAACGGTGTTCAACAATACGCGGGGGTGATATCTTGGCGCGACAAAATCACaaaattttggaggacgcttaagtttcgcctttaagagttgaacacgatagcattcaaagatacccgattgtttctcacgcttcccggcaagtgcagcttatgtaaccgtaatgtttaccaggaaacgctcgAGCCGAACGCTATGCACTAAGACGTGATCTCTGGTTGAAACGCCGCCTCTTGcaggggccgcgatgcggcggaggcgagcgccatctggaagtcttTCAAGGAAGCGGACGCGCTGCTCTGTAGACTTTGAGATATTTACATGGCGGGGTgcacaaatggcggacgccgtctgcGGTCtttgaattgtagaaacgctgcaaaaggggtttgtttgagctTTCGCGTtgtagaattatgttttctcgcatattcaaattacaatccgagagctactAGATGTGTAGGTTCTgcgtaagtcgtagtttacaattttcACACgtgttttagcttgagaaattgaaTCATGCAAAATTCTTGCGTCACATGGGGAGCCTGGGAATGTGTAATTCGAAAATCGTTTTGCCGAGACGACGACCGACACGGGACAACTGACGCCGACGTAGgacattttctgcgacacgggctccttaacccTATCGCCAAGGTATATGTAAACAGGTAGCGAAGCatccatagaagcccacatgtcaagaaaatggctGCTCGTTGCAACCATCGCCATATACGTATCGTGGAGAcgacagcaagcaaaaaaaaaaaaaagattgacgtCACAACCGCGAATCGCAGTGACGTCAAGATCATATGCTGTTTGGcacgaatgtttgaatttctttattgTCCGGCATTTCGACCGCTACGCcagcagttatttttcttttgaggctgaggcAAGCTTACGACTCGCCTCAGCTGAAACGCCAGCGTGTTCTTTAACTGTAGGAGTGGTGTATGTCTTAAGGTGAACATAATTAGGCTGTTATTGTCGGCGATTGCTACAGTAGCTTCCTTAGGAAAGTCagcgaataggatggaaataaTCGACACTGCCACagaggtttcaaaagcaacttcacttttaatcgtctagaataatgcaaccaatataattgaccaaacaaaacatgtttcagtGAATGAAATGTACCATGGCCAGCAGAGAGTCGTAATGTATAGCAACATATTCCTTTTCCTTTTCCCATGTTTCACATGTTTAACATGTTCCTTTTCACAGAAACATTCGTAATTCCTTGCAACACTATCTACTCACATGCGACAGTTATCAGACAAGGcaacattgccccacattatcatttagaGAACATTCGACTCACTAATTTTACTGCCCGTCAGACACTCAGAGCCTGTGTGTCGGAAAGTAAAC contains:
- the LOC142559463 gene encoding uncharacterized protein LOC142559463 isoform X1, encoding MLAGGTLIIVLFLLSSSEAFTFSNVKIVPVDGVPSLGGKCTYKGQTFRLSLDVADRCERWTCYADTNVVVVTKCGETPQGCSLSSKGTKSLPFCCNTTCNMKTYMCLTSDGRLLKDGDDMKLSEPCVRYICKKGILVTQTCQTYTDTKCSASQVDKCAPYPACCGISKVCAG
- the LOC142559463 gene encoding uncharacterized protein LOC142559463 isoform X2 is translated as MASPRWEVWRNSARLLSKLERDEKFAILLQYDLQHENIHVSHQRWQAVEGWRRYEVE